AGTTCTTGCATTATAGGcaggataatttaaattcacatttttttgtttaataactATAATATTCAAACGCTAATTGCAGGCCTCGACACTCGCCCTTTGCCAGTGTGCTGAGACTACGAGATGCTGCCATGCGGAGCTTGCACTACATCCTGGGGGAAATGGACTATATTTGCGTGAGCACGCCTATTTTGACTTCAAATGACTGCGAAGGTGCCGGAGAAGTCTTCACCGTGCAGCCCCACAACAAAGAGTGCCTTGACGCGATAAGGAAGCACGGGATGACGCTCGAAGAGGCTTACTTCAACTGCGAAGCCTTCCTCACGGTTTCTGGACAGCTCCAGCTTGAGGCAGCGGCCAGGTATATTTAAGAcaaatggaaatattaaatcacGGATTTGATATTCAGGGGCCTTGGCAAGGTTTACACATTTGGCCCAGTGTTCAGGGCGGAAAATTCTAAATCAAGGCTCCACCTCTCCGAATTCTACATGCTGGAGGCCGAGACTGCATTTAGTGATGATATCGAAGAGCCAATGGACTTAACCGAGCAGCTTGTGAAGGGCACAGCGCAAAAACTTCTAGACTCGTGCAAGAACGATCTCGAGTACCTGGGAAAAATTAGCAACTGCAATTTGATAGtactttttgataatttcctaaaatttatatctaatttacattaaattacCTTGGCAGGAGCGTCTGGATAAAATAGCAAACGGCCCAGCTTTCCCTAGAATGCAGTATGACGAGGCAGCAGAAATACTGAAGCAGCACGAGAGTCAATTCGAAGTTAAGGTGGTcattggagaaaattttaaaaaggagcATGAATTGTTCCTCAGCAATCGCAGCCTTCAGGAAACGGGCCAGAGTTTGATATTCATAACTCATTGGCCTGCGCACACAAAAGCATTTTACATGAAGCGAAATGATTCTAGTCAGGTATAAAACCAGTTTAATACAGGGTTTGCCATTATCTGTAATAAAACATTCGTTTTTTCGTATTTCCCATCAATTTTAGTGCTAATGAcagaaatcgaaaaaatttgaaccccCACATATTGTTTTCCaactttcatttattatttttttgtgcaaGTAGCCCATGGTGCAGTTTTTTTCGCATTGAAAAATAGTGAACCCAAGATAATTTTCACTTCTTTCTTTCAGGCTTTGGCGTTCGACCTCTTAGGCCCGATCTGTGGAGAACTGTGTGGCGGAAGTGTTCGAGAGCCAGATATGAAGGTCATTGAGGAAAGGCTATTGCAGTGTGGGGACAAAAATGCTATGAAGCACATGGAGTGGTATCTGGAAATTAGAAAGTATGTTTGATGCCTGTTGAtgtcttttattaaaaacattttatttgcagacaCGGGAATGTGCCTACCTCAGGCTTTGGTATTGGCTTTGAGAGGCTGTTACAGAGTATGTTGGGAGTTTTGAACATAAAAGACGTTATTCCATTTCCACGAGGCCctcatcaattaaaaatgtagaggtaatttgaaccaattaaaaacAGTGAAAGTCCGCACCAGTTTTTCTAACAGTTTCCTTCATGTCATCACAAAATGAGTCGGAGCCGCAAATGAGAACCTTACTCTTTTTACTTGACGCCGAAATCACATTTAATATGTCAGTCTCCTGTATTCGCCCTCTGACGACCTTTTCTCCCCAACCTGCTTCGCCATCGTTGGATGTCACATAATGAGtgtaaacaaaattccaaaaagcTTTAAGCTCGTTAAGCGTGTCCATTAGCAAGCGGTCTTCAAGGGTGTGAGAGCCGCACAGCAGTTTGATCGTCGTTTCGTCCTCACTATTTTCTACTATAGTtctgtaataataattatcaaagtTGTATACCTTCTAGTTTATCTGCTGTTGTTGTTACCTGATGATTGGAATGACTGGGGCAATTCCTGTGCCTGCGCAAAGTATCACCAGCTGCTCCTGTTCGTCTTTGCTGTAACTGAAATTGCCGTAGGGACCTCTCCAGCTCATCACGTTCCCAGGCTCAgctttgtcaaaatattttgacgctTCACCATTAGCATACCGCTTAATTATCACATCAAAAGAAGTG
The nucleotide sequence above comes from Cloeon dipterum chromosome X, ieCloDipt1.1, whole genome shotgun sequence. Encoded proteins:
- the AsnRS-m gene encoding asparaginyl-tRNA synthetase, with the protein product MWTKSMALSAGLRPSFLRHFLRRRNYSSKPEHAPCYSVCDIFRGNKNGNVTVKGWIKSVRKMKGAVFIDINDGSGPERLQIVIPKEMMTSNMGFGASLEACGRLAVNPNNQKELKADKIKVLGSCDATTDYPFAARKSYPDDYIRQFLHYRPRHSPFASVLRLRDAAMRSLHYILGEMDYICVSTPILTSNDCEGAGEVFTVQPHNKECLDAIRKHGMTLEEAYFNCEAFLTVSGQLQLEAAARGLGKVYTFGPVFRAENSKSRLHLSEFYMLEAETAFSDDIEEPMDLTEQLVKGTAQKLLDSCKNDLEYLGKISNCNLIERLDKIANGPAFPRMQYDEAAEILKQHESQFEVKVVIGENFKKEHELFLSNRSLQETGQSLIFITHWPAHTKAFYMKRNDSSQALAFDLLGPICGELCGGSVREPDMKVIEERLLQCGDKNAMKHMEWYLEIRKHGNVPTSGFGIGFERLLQSMLGVLNIKDVIPFPRGPHQLKM
- the LOC135947305 gene encoding NADH-cytochrome b5 reductase-like, yielding MDGLQCGASVDEETEPEEPKVGDCCGEGCNPCVYDIYRESLKRFKAKRPNVISADSLGLDKIEFKPFRLTIITPQTKDTSIYRFESSESISIKIGQHLELLVPCQSENGVKEIVRKYSPIAWTDTSFDVIIKRYANGEASKYFDKAEPGNVMSWRGPYGNFSYSKDEQEQLVILCAGTGIAPVIPIIRTIVENSEDETTIKLLCGSHTLEDRLLMDTLNELKAFWNFVYTHYVTSNDGEAGWGEKVVRGRIQETDILNVISASSKKSKVLICGSDSFCDDMKETVRKTGADFHCF